A DNA window from Vicinamibacterales bacterium contains the following coding sequences:
- a CDS encoding DUF1501 domain-containing protein — protein sequence MTFTRRQFVKGGVTAFTVGVAAPAFLTDLARAQAGSGRTLVVVYLSGGNDALSTLVPYGDADYYARRPTIGVPAGQVLQVGTDRAGRLLGLHPSLAGIKGLFDSGRVAIVQRTGYANSSRSHFQGTDIWGTANPANAQGTGWLGRYLDTLPSPIDPLVGWNTTRETPRALMARTTGVPAITNPATYAFASPNTGAEAGFERAAASRLASHLPADRPHLAFVNSTAGAALATLDRVAAVATYRPAVAYPGNGFGQALQAVAGAMVRQIGTKVFWVATGGFDTHANQNPVNGAYRTLMATLDGGLTAFHDDLARQGLLDSTLVVTFSEFGRRITENGSQGTDHGAAGLMLAIGGRVRGGLFGTAPTLQPDPANPTLENNGGDVRFETDFRSVYARVLDDWLGADSAAILGADFRAGAPAIL from the coding sequence ATGACCTTCACGCGCAGGCAGTTCGTGAAAGGCGGCGTCACCGCCTTCACCGTCGGCGTCGCGGCGCCGGCGTTCCTGACCGACCTGGCCCGGGCGCAGGCCGGGTCGGGCCGGACGCTCGTCGTCGTGTACCTGAGCGGCGGCAACGACGCCCTGAGCACGCTCGTGCCCTACGGAGACGCCGACTACTACGCGCGCCGTCCGACCATCGGCGTGCCGGCCGGCCAGGTGCTGCAGGTCGGCACCGACCGCGCCGGCCGTCTCCTGGGCCTGCACCCCTCGCTTGCCGGCATCAAGGGCCTGTTCGACTCGGGACGCGTCGCCATCGTCCAGCGGACGGGCTACGCCAACTCCAGCCGTTCGCACTTCCAGGGCACCGACATCTGGGGAACGGCGAACCCCGCCAATGCCCAGGGGACCGGGTGGCTCGGGCGGTACCTGGACACGCTGCCGTCCCCGATCGATCCCCTCGTCGGGTGGAACACGACGCGCGAGACGCCGCGGGCGCTCATGGCCCGCACCACCGGCGTCCCGGCCATCACCAACCCGGCCACCTACGCCTTCGCCAGCCCGAACACCGGTGCCGAGGCGGGATTCGAGCGCGCCGCGGCTTCGCGTCTCGCCTCGCACCTGCCGGCCGATCGCCCGCATCTCGCCTTCGTGAACTCCACGGCCGGCGCCGCCCTCGCCACGCTGGACCGCGTCGCCGCGGTGGCCACCTACCGGCCCGCCGTGGCGTACCCCGGCAATGGCTTCGGGCAGGCGCTGCAGGCCGTCGCCGGCGCGATGGTGCGGCAGATCGGGACGAAGGTGTTCTGGGTGGCCACGGGCGGCTTCGACACGCACGCGAACCAGAACCCCGTGAACGGCGCCTATCGCACGCTGATGGCGACGCTGGACGGCGGCCTGACCGCCTTCCACGACGACCTCGCCCGCCAGGGCCTGCTCGACTCGACGCTGGTCGTGACGTTTTCCGAGTTCGGCCGGCGCATCACCGAGAACGGCAGCCAGGGCACCGACCACGGTGCCGCCGGGCTCATGCTCGCGATCGGGGGACGCGTGCGCGGCGGGCTCTTCGGCACGGCGCCGACGCTCCAGCCGGACCCGGCCAATCCGACGCTGGAGAACAACGGCGGCGACGTCCGCTTCGAGACCGACTTCCGCTCGGTCTACGCCCGCGTCCTGGACGACTGGCTCGGCGCCGACTCGGCCGCGATCCTCGGCGCGGACTTCCGTGCCGGCGCGCCCGCCATCCTGTGA
- a CDS encoding lipid-binding SYLF domain-containing protein: protein MRALTLSLAVALALGSAVAPRAQVSAEGVKEADRVKDAITVLDEVMGASDSAVPGSILEKAEAIAVFPSLVKAGFVVGGQRGRGVISARDPKTGAWSSPAFLTITGGSFGLQIGAQAVDLVLVVQNRRGLDQLLNNQFKIGADAAVAAGPVGRDASASTDIQLRAQILSYSRTRGLFAGVTLNGSTIRQDRDANERFYGVAYRTRTIVLDRQGGAPEPSTAWREALARHAGGVP from the coding sequence ATGAGAGCACTGACGCTGTCCCTCGCCGTTGCGCTCGCCCTGGGTTCCGCCGTCGCGCCCCGGGCGCAGGTGTCCGCGGAAGGCGTCAAGGAGGCCGATCGCGTGAAGGACGCGATCACCGTCCTCGACGAGGTGATGGGCGCGAGCGACAGCGCCGTGCCCGGCTCGATCCTGGAAAAGGCGGAAGCGATCGCCGTCTTCCCGTCGCTCGTGAAGGCAGGCTTCGTCGTCGGGGGCCAGCGCGGCCGGGGCGTCATCAGCGCCCGCGACCCGAAGACCGGTGCGTGGTCGTCGCCGGCGTTCCTGACGATCACGGGCGGGAGCTTCGGTCTCCAGATCGGCGCCCAGGCCGTCGATCTCGTGCTGGTCGTCCAGAACCGCCGCGGGCTCGACCAGCTCCTGAACAACCAGTTCAAGATCGGCGCCGATGCCGCCGTGGCCGCGGGCCCCGTCGGACGCGACGCCTCGGCCAGCACGGACATCCAGCTGCGCGCCCAGATCCTGAGCTACTCGCGGACGCGGGGTCTCTTCGCGGGCGTCACCCTGAACGGCAGCACCATCCGGCAGGACCGCGACGCGAACGAGCGGTTCTACGGCGTCGCCTATCGCACGCGCACCATCGTGCTCGACCGGCAGGGCGGAGCGCCCGAGCCCAGCACGGCCTGGCGGGAGGCGCTGGCCCGCCACGCCGGGGGAGTGCCGTGA
- a CDS encoding PIG-L family deacetylase produces MRRLLLLPAVLVLALTSGLAPSLAQNRLRPVAAMTGRPALELVLRKLDTVGNLMMTTAHPDDENNALLAYYGHVKGFRTALVTATRGEGGQNEIGPEIFEALAVLRTEELLAVHKFDGAEQYFTRAVDFGYSFSIDETLEKWGGQVILGDYVRMIRTIRPDVIVGFVFDGEGGGQHHQTSSHLTSQAFRAAADPNAFPDQIAAGLRPWQAKRFYYTAGFGGPRGQAPQGDGASSLFQFTGGEAYDPLLGRTCNEIAGEARSMHKCQGMSQLLPLPGVSEGFGPPGGPRGYRLRDTVLTGGVNRPDPEMFDGVDTSLTGLASFAGAAPPAALTGALATIAAAVTEARTQVHEHGEAAAVGPLAAGLKAVRGLRAGLAGLGLQDAARYEIDHRLALKETQFQQALVLAADVRLDAVANDGLVVAGQPVQVQVIAANRGQSPVTMSGSVAGFAAADGDCAAAPIAPRGARNCRFTATVPTGARLTAAHFKYATDAARFVLDPDVPFGLPFRPTPFVATVTLMLGGESVAMPVPVATRSEGNIYSGEKRSEIHVVPKFAVSATPDIVVVPASGGAGAARDVRVTVINHSKGGARAEVALRTPRGWTAAPATQAVAFTREDEASTVRFTLTPPPPAALAAQATQGGKVVVGAEVHEGGATYAQGYQVVEYPHTTRRHVLRAPEVSVSVLDLAVKPNLTVGYVMGVGDEVPEALEQLGARVELVSDDQLAWGDLSRYDVVMTGVRAYERRNALRAYNQRLLDYAAAGGTVIVNYNKFEFNQAQYGPYPGKVSSTRVTDENSPVRMLVPDHPVFTTPNRITDEDWKHWVQERGTYFFEKGDPQYVDLVEFTEPFPYNAGPKLGALVEAKVGAGRWLYLGIGLWRQLPAGTPGAYRLMANLISLGHAPGGTGPK; encoded by the coding sequence ATGCGCCGATTGCTGCTCCTCCCCGCCGTTCTCGTCCTCGCTCTCACGTCCGGGCTCGCGCCCTCCCTTGCGCAGAACCGGCTCCGCCCGGTGGCCGCCATGACCGGCCGGCCGGCGCTGGAGCTCGTCCTCAGGAAGCTCGACACGGTGGGCAACCTGATGATGACCACCGCGCATCCGGACGACGAGAACAACGCGCTGCTCGCGTACTACGGACACGTCAAGGGCTTCCGTACCGCGCTCGTGACGGCGACGCGCGGCGAGGGCGGGCAGAACGAGATCGGGCCCGAGATCTTCGAGGCGCTGGCCGTGCTCAGGACCGAGGAGCTCCTGGCCGTCCACAAGTTCGACGGGGCTGAGCAGTACTTCACGCGCGCCGTGGACTTCGGGTACTCCTTCAGCATCGACGAGACGCTGGAGAAGTGGGGCGGGCAGGTGATCCTGGGCGACTACGTCCGGATGATCCGCACGATTCGCCCCGACGTGATCGTCGGCTTCGTGTTCGACGGCGAGGGCGGCGGGCAGCACCACCAGACCTCGTCGCACCTCACGTCGCAGGCCTTCCGCGCCGCGGCCGACCCCAACGCGTTCCCCGATCAGATCGCGGCGGGCCTGCGTCCCTGGCAGGCCAAGAGGTTCTACTACACGGCCGGCTTCGGCGGCCCGCGCGGCCAGGCGCCGCAGGGCGACGGCGCGTCGAGCCTCTTCCAGTTCACGGGCGGCGAGGCCTACGACCCGCTGCTCGGCCGCACCTGCAACGAGATCGCGGGGGAGGCCCGCAGCATGCACAAGTGCCAGGGCATGTCGCAGCTGCTGCCGCTGCCCGGCGTGTCCGAGGGCTTCGGCCCGCCCGGGGGCCCTCGTGGCTACCGCCTGCGCGACACCGTCCTGACCGGAGGCGTGAACCGGCCGGATCCCGAGATGTTCGACGGCGTGGACACCTCGCTGACCGGACTGGCGTCCTTCGCCGGCGCCGCGCCGCCGGCCGCGCTCACGGGCGCGCTCGCCACCATCGCCGCCGCCGTGACGGAGGCGCGGACCCAGGTCCACGAGCACGGGGAAGCGGCGGCCGTCGGGCCGCTGGCCGCCGGTCTCAAGGCCGTGCGCGGGCTCCGTGCCGGGCTCGCGGGCTTGGGCCTTCAGGACGCGGCGCGCTACGAGATCGACCATCGACTGGCCCTCAAGGAGACGCAGTTCCAGCAGGCGCTCGTCCTCGCCGCCGACGTCCGGCTGGACGCGGTGGCCAACGACGGCCTCGTCGTGGCCGGGCAGCCCGTCCAGGTGCAGGTGATTGCCGCCAATCGCGGCCAGTCGCCCGTGACCATGAGCGGCTCGGTCGCGGGGTTCGCCGCGGCGGACGGCGACTGCGCCGCCGCACCCATCGCGCCGCGCGGCGCCCGCAACTGCCGCTTCACGGCCACCGTGCCGACCGGCGCGCGCCTGACGGCCGCCCATTTCAAGTACGCGACCGACGCGGCCCGCTTCGTCCTCGACCCCGACGTCCCGTTCGGGCTGCCGTTCCGGCCGACGCCCTTCGTCGCCACCGTGACGCTGATGCTGGGCGGCGAGTCCGTGGCCATGCCGGTGCCCGTCGCGACGAGGTCGGAAGGCAACATCTACAGCGGCGAGAAGCGCTCCGAGATCCACGTCGTGCCGAAGTTCGCCGTGAGCGCCACGCCCGACATCGTCGTCGTGCCCGCCAGCGGCGGCGCCGGCGCGGCTCGTGACGTCCGGGTCACCGTGATCAACCACTCGAAGGGCGGCGCACGCGCGGAGGTGGCGCTCAGGACCCCGCGCGGATGGACCGCGGCGCCGGCCACCCAGGCCGTGGCGTTCACGCGGGAGGACGAGGCCTCGACCGTCCGCTTCACGCTGACGCCGCCGCCGCCCGCGGCCCTGGCGGCGCAGGCCACGCAGGGCGGGAAGGTCGTGGTGGGGGCGGAAGTCCACGAGGGCGGCGCCACCTACGCGCAGGGCTACCAGGTGGTCGAGTATCCGCACACGACGCGCCGGCACGTCCTGCGGGCTCCTGAGGTGTCCGTGTCGGTGCTCGACCTGGCCGTGAAGCCGAACCTCACGGTGGGCTACGTGATGGGCGTGGGCGACGAGGTGCCGGAGGCCCTCGAGCAGCTCGGCGCGCGCGTGGAGCTCGTGAGCGACGATCAGCTCGCCTGGGGCGACCTGTCGCGCTACGACGTGGTCATGACGGGCGTGCGCGCCTACGAGCGCCGGAACGCGCTGCGCGCCTACAACCAGCGCCTGCTGGACTACGCCGCGGCGGGCGGGACCGTCATCGTCAACTACAACAAGTTCGAGTTCAACCAGGCGCAGTACGGCCCCTATCCCGGCAAGGTGAGCAGCACTCGCGTCACCGACGAGAACTCGCCCGTTCGAATGCTGGTACCCGATCACCCTGTGTTCACCACGCCCAACCGGATCACCGACGAGGACTGGAAGCACTGGGTGCAGGAGCGCGGCACGTACTTCTTCGAGAAGGGCGACCCGCAGTACGTCGACCTCGTGGAGTTCACCGAGCCCTTCCCCTACAACGCCGGCCCGAAGCTGGGCGCGCTGGTGGAGGCCAAGGTGGGCGCGGGCCGCTGGCTCTACCTCGGGATCGGCCTCTGGCGGCAGCTGCCGGCCGGCACGCCGGGCGCCTATCGCCTCATGGCGAACCTGATCAGCCTGGGGCACGCGCCGGGGGGCACCGGCCCGAAGTAA
- a CDS encoding DUF1800 domain-containing protein, with the protein MLDHVLRRMGFGASEGDLARYGRLPLVGVVGALLSYDRVPGDVDGRIGDAAYLGTASRGPLQPDTVINDARQRWLFRMVHSERPLQEKLALFWHNHFATAYSKIAGTIGGEHATKLMDGKPASVAGGQRGQIQLFRDMALGRFDELVIEVARHPAMLVWLDGRLNVRARPQENFGRELMELFTTGVGHYTEDDVYAAARVFTGWNLRLQGDRASATTSYYAYVYNAAQHDPTAKTFTFAVMPDGSRTIPARPAADGEQDGVDFIRALARRPETAERLARRFFAFFVSELAAAPDALVADMRESYLSNDTSIRAMLVRLFTSREFLDEGAAFTRYSWPVEYVVRAIKETGWQGLSANDALTPLVNMGQQLYEPPDVNGWELGPGWFSTASMLSRMNFSAALAGNQRFNLQQASAAARSSPEALLDLHLRRFTPAPLSAETTAALLDYLRQGVTWPVSDAQLASKASGLARLVVGAAEYQFN; encoded by the coding sequence ATGCTGGACCACGTTCTGCGGCGGATGGGGTTCGGGGCGAGCGAGGGTGACCTCGCGCGCTACGGACGCCTGCCGCTCGTCGGCGTCGTGGGCGCGCTCCTGAGTTACGACCGTGTCCCCGGCGACGTCGACGGCAGGATCGGCGACGCCGCGTATCTCGGCACCGCCTCACGAGGGCCGTTGCAGCCCGACACGGTCATCAACGACGCACGCCAGCGCTGGCTGTTCCGGATGGTCCACAGCGAACGGCCCCTGCAGGAGAAGCTGGCGCTCTTCTGGCACAACCACTTCGCCACGGCGTACAGCAAGATCGCGGGGACGATCGGCGGCGAGCACGCCACCAAGCTGATGGACGGCAAGCCGGCGAGCGTGGCCGGCGGCCAGCGCGGACAGATTCAGCTGTTCCGCGACATGGCGCTCGGCCGCTTCGACGAGCTCGTAATCGAGGTCGCCCGCCATCCGGCGATGCTCGTGTGGCTGGACGGGCGGCTGAACGTCCGGGCGCGTCCGCAGGAGAACTTCGGGCGGGAGCTCATGGAGCTCTTCACGACCGGGGTCGGCCACTACACCGAGGACGACGTCTACGCCGCCGCCCGCGTGTTCACCGGCTGGAACCTGCGGCTCCAGGGCGATCGCGCCTCGGCGACGACCAGCTACTACGCGTACGTCTACAACGCCGCTCAGCACGACCCCACCGCCAAGACCTTCACCTTCGCCGTGATGCCCGACGGCTCGCGCACCATCCCCGCCCGCCCGGCCGCCGACGGCGAGCAGGACGGCGTTGACTTCATCAGGGCGCTGGCCCGCCGACCCGAGACCGCCGAGCGCCTGGCCCGCCGCTTCTTCGCCTTCTTCGTCAGCGAGCTCGCGGCCGCCCCCGACGCCCTGGTGGCGGACATGCGCGAGAGCTACCTGTCGAACGACACGAGCATCAGGGCCATGCTCGTGCGCCTGTTCACGTCCCGCGAGTTCCTGGACGAGGGCGCGGCGTTCACCCGCTACAGCTGGCCGGTGGAGTACGTCGTGCGCGCCATCAAGGAGACGGGCTGGCAGGGACTCTCCGCCAACGACGCCTTGACGCCGCTCGTGAACATGGGTCAGCAGCTGTACGAACCGCCGGACGTGAACGGCTGGGAGCTCGGCCCCGGCTGGTTCTCCACCGCGTCGATGCTCTCGCGCATGAACTTCTCGGCCGCGCTCGCGGGCAACCAGCGCTTCAACCTGCAGCAGGCATCCGCGGCGGCGCGCAGCTCGCCCGAGGCGCTGCTCGATCTGCACCTGAGGCGATTCACTCCGGCGCCCCTCTCGGCCGAGACGACGGCGGCGCTCCTCGACTACCTCCGCCAGGGCGTCACCTGGCCCGTGAGCGACGCGCAACTGGCCTCCAAGGCCTCGGGGCTGGCCCGGCTCGTCGTCGGCGCGGCCGAGTATCAGTTCAACTGA